One Chitinophagaceae bacterium C216 genomic window carries:
- the btuB_1 gene encoding Vitamin B12 transporter BtuB, which translates to MKRKILVVAAVILHGTLHAQHETVNKDLDEVVVTATRKEQKQSQTGKVITVIDRATLENNPGKSLTEILNQYAGLFTVGANNAPASNQEFYMRGAATGNTLFLIDGIPLQDPSFITNIYDLNNIKPEHIERIEILKGAQSTLWGSAAVAGVINIITKKGGEKSISPSVSLAYGTYNTFQGDVSIKGSIKRFSYNVIYNRTQTDGFSAAYDSIGGRSFDKDGLRQNNFQANLQYRISDVLSIQLMSNYGQYKADADAGAYADDYDITARSKTFINNLGLHYKRGKTTLHLTQSFVRSDRFHYDDSTDVGALRLDPAATYYTVWSDAGYKGLSSVTELYGNYHFSSHASIVGGVQYIAQKTDQHYTSISNYGPYDALPISSDSAKARNLSVYASLLLAELKRFNIEIGGRYNHFSVYGNNTTFTFNPSYHIGDGAIVFLNVSSGYNTPSLYQLYSEYGNRDLKPEKSINYELGLQTFMDDNRNHLRIVAFKRDIKDLIIFYTNPDTYVSQYRNRDEQHDYGFEVESNVVVGNIGRWVNNFSYINGNGTNDGEKIRNLYRRPNFTFNSTLTLNPSSRLTLAPAFRFVGERLAGEYDLGGPNPMPAYYTVDCYVAYKVNRWLKLFGDFRNITDQKYFDVYGYNSRRFNFLAGLRCSL; encoded by the coding sequence ATGAAAAGGAAAATTTTAGTAGTGGCTGCTGTTATACTTCATGGCACACTACACGCTCAGCACGAAACCGTTAACAAAGACTTGGACGAAGTGGTAGTTACCGCTACCAGAAAAGAACAAAAGCAATCTCAAACCGGTAAAGTAATTACCGTAATTGACAGAGCGACGTTGGAAAACAATCCCGGTAAATCCCTCACCGAAATTCTAAATCAGTATGCAGGTCTCTTTACAGTAGGCGCCAATAATGCTCCTGCATCCAATCAAGAGTTTTATATGCGTGGTGCAGCTACGGGCAATACTTTGTTCTTGATTGATGGTATTCCACTGCAGGATCCGTCTTTTATTACCAATATTTACGACCTGAACAATATTAAGCCCGAGCATATCGAGCGTATCGAAATATTAAAAGGTGCACAAAGTACACTTTGGGGGAGTGCGGCCGTAGCAGGTGTGATTAATATCATTACTAAAAAGGGAGGAGAAAAATCCATATCCCCGTCCGTATCACTAGCATACGGAACTTACAACACTTTTCAAGGCGATGTTAGTATCAAAGGAAGTATAAAGCGTTTCTCGTATAATGTTATATATAACCGTACGCAGACCGATGGTTTTTCTGCAGCATATGATAGTATTGGCGGCCGTTCGTTTGACAAAGACGGATTAAGGCAAAATAACTTTCAGGCCAATCTGCAGTATCGTATTTCTGATGTACTCTCGATACAATTGATGAGTAATTACGGTCAATATAAAGCTGATGCAGATGCTGGTGCCTATGCCGATGATTATGATATCACTGCTCGAAGCAAGACCTTCATCAATAATCTGGGGCTACATTATAAGCGCGGCAAAACTACGTTACACCTTACACAAAGCTTTGTGCGTTCCGATCGTTTTCACTATGATGATAGCACAGATGTGGGAGCGCTGCGTCTGGATCCGGCGGCTACTTACTATACCGTCTGGTCAGATGCTGGATATAAGGGATTGTCTTCGGTAACGGAATTGTATGGTAACTACCACTTCTCTTCGCACGCCTCCATAGTAGGAGGTGTGCAGTATATCGCACAAAAAACCGATCAGCATTACACGAGCATATCCAATTACGGACCTTATGATGCATTGCCAATTAGCAGCGATTCGGCCAAAGCACGCAATCTTTCTGTATATGCATCTCTATTACTTGCAGAATTAAAGCGTTTTAATATTGAGATAGGTGGGCGCTATAATCATTTTAGCGTATATGGTAATAATACCACTTTTACCTTCAACCCTTCATATCACATAGGTGATGGGGCCATTGTTTTTTTAAACGTATCCAGCGGATATAATACGCCTTCATTGTATCAGCTGTACAGCGAGTATGGAAACAGAGACTTGAAGCCTGAAAAAAGTATCAACTACGAATTAGGGTTGCAGACTTTTATGGACGATAATCGCAATCATTTACGCATTGTGGCATTTAAAAGGGATATTAAGGATTTGATCATTTTCTATACTAATCCTGATACTTATGTCAGCCAATACCGAAATCGTGACGAACAACACGATTACGGTTTTGAGGTGGAGAGCAATGTGGTAGTGGGTAATATAGGCCGTTGGGTGAACAACTTTTCGTACATCAATGGGAATGGTACTAACGATGGTGAAAAAATCCGTAACCTTTACCGCAGGCCTAATTTTACCTTCAATAGTACGCTTACTTTAAATCCCTCTTCCCGGCTTACCCTTGCACCGGCATTCCGCTTTGTAGGGGAGCGTCTTGCAGGGGAGTATGATTTGGGTGGGCCCAATCCCATGCCGGCCTATTATACCGTAGATTGTTATGTGGCGTATAAAGTAAACCGTTGGCTGAAGTTGTTTGGAGATTTTCGCAACATCACCGATCAAAAATATTTTGATGTATACGGATATAATAGCCGTCGTTTTAACTTTTTAGCCGGTTTGCGGTGTTCTTTGTAG
- the aar gene encoding L-alanine/L-glutamate racemase: protein MDISNIINELGEDRELYFNAVAPPIWQASNFAFKTVEDFSKIAEDERQAYVYSRGINPTTDILRKKLAALDHAEDCLLFSSGAAAIFAGVFANVKAGDHIVSVKNPYSSAKKMFDAILPRFGVTVSYIDGKTIEEWENARQNNTVLFYLESPNSWTYELQPLAQIAQLAKKHNIVTFIDNTYCTPIYQNVIDIGIDIAMQTATKYIGGHSDTLGGVLCGSNAMMKKIFDTELMTIGSSLQPFNGWLLLRGLRTLPLRLERIHQTTQRIISFLDQHPAIEKIIFPFHPSFEQYELAKKQMKAALGLVTIILKKYDRSSIIHFCESLRHFLMAVSWGGHESLVIPRCTFIPEQDYNPDNEYHRHIRLYCGLEEPEYLIQDLEQALKTI, encoded by the coding sequence ATGGATATTTCCAATATCATTAATGAGCTGGGAGAGGACAGGGAGCTTTATTTTAATGCAGTGGCTCCTCCCATTTGGCAGGCCAGCAACTTTGCATTTAAAACAGTAGAAGATTTTAGTAAAATTGCTGAGGATGAGCGCCAAGCCTATGTTTACAGCAGGGGTATTAATCCCACAACCGATATATTACGCAAAAAATTAGCTGCCCTAGATCATGCAGAGGATTGCTTGTTGTTTAGCAGTGGCGCTGCTGCTATTTTCGCCGGGGTATTTGCAAATGTAAAAGCCGGAGACCACATCGTATCTGTAAAAAATCCGTACAGTTCGGCCAAAAAAATGTTCGATGCTATTTTGCCAAGATTTGGTGTTACGGTTTCATATATAGACGGAAAAACTATTGAGGAGTGGGAAAATGCACGGCAGAACAATACAGTCTTATTCTATTTGGAATCTCCCAACAGCTGGACTTATGAATTACAGCCACTGGCACAAATAGCGCAACTCGCTAAAAAACATAATATCGTCACCTTCATCGATAATACGTATTGCACTCCCATTTATCAGAATGTAATAGATATAGGTATTGATATTGCCATGCAGACAGCAACCAAGTACATCGGGGGGCATAGTGATACATTAGGAGGTGTACTATGCGGAAGTAACGCCATGATGAAAAAGATTTTCGATACCGAGTTGATGACAATCGGTAGCAGTCTCCAGCCTTTTAACGGATGGCTTTTATTAAGAGGTCTTCGCACACTGCCTTTGCGTCTGGAACGCATCCATCAAACCACGCAGCGGATAATAAGCTTTTTGGACCAGCATCCTGCTATAGAAAAAATTATATTTCCTTTTCATCCTTCGTTTGAACAGTATGAGCTCGCCAAAAAGCAGATGAAAGCTGCACTAGGGTTGGTTACGATAATTCTGAAAAAATATGACAGAAGCTCAATCATCCATTTCTGTGAAAGTTTACGACACTTTCTGATGGCCGTAAGCTGGGGTGGTCATGAAAGTCTTGTGATACCCCGTTGCACTTTTATACCGGAACAAGACTACAACCCGGATAATGAATATCACCGCCACATACGATTATACTGCGGACTGGAAGAACCGGAATATTTGATTCAAGACTTGGAACAAGCACTAAAAACAATATAA
- the egtB_1 gene encoding Hercynine oxygenase has translation MRFISCFVITFLLISNSVYAQKSLRLKKLVAKKSAISSTIPLSVVEIPTGTFIMGDENDTSSVTKKERVKPVLISGFYISQTEITNAQYREFVHWVRDSIAARILGGEYIKINGSDTAVNWKLASKINYNNPQIIERLGDFFIDPSRSVDNKRSIDPKRLVYLMHGFNYLEAAKKENRDRNPTEFIYKYEIPIYPDTLCWLRDFGYSNNEHMAVNYFSSPKYQNFPVVGVSWNQANAFCDWITKQKIYPYQIKNKLSQGGRCRLPTEAEWLYAASLDERTAQANAKAAKKKKDTSEEQPARIFPVNVYEGQKGNIGLYNMTDNVSEWVLTSYYEGGENFQNRFNPDIQIGTPTTQSRFQRRKVIRGGSWKDTPSMQTTSNRSYDDMDATHSYLGFRVVLNMPQ, from the coding sequence ATGAGGTTCATTTCATGCTTTGTTATTACTTTTTTACTTATCAGCAATAGTGTTTATGCGCAAAAAAGCTTGCGATTAAAAAAACTAGTAGCTAAAAAATCGGCAATTTCATCTACTATTCCCTTATCGGTGGTAGAAATTCCTACCGGAACCTTTATCATGGGAGATGAAAACGACACCTCGTCGGTAACAAAAAAAGAACGTGTCAAACCAGTGTTAATAAGCGGCTTTTATATTTCGCAAACCGAAATTACAAACGCTCAATATAGAGAATTCGTGCACTGGGTACGCGACTCTATTGCAGCAAGAATTTTAGGAGGCGAATACATAAAAATCAATGGCAGTGATACAGCTGTAAACTGGAAATTGGCTTCTAAAATTAATTATAATAATCCTCAAATCATTGAAAGACTAGGAGACTTCTTCATCGATCCCTCCAGATCTGTTGACAATAAAAGAAGCATCGATCCCAAGAGGCTGGTATACCTGATGCACGGCTTCAATTATCTTGAAGCAGCTAAGAAAGAAAATCGCGACAGAAACCCCACAGAATTTATTTACAAATATGAAATCCCCATTTATCCGGATACACTTTGTTGGTTACGCGACTTCGGTTACTCCAACAATGAACACATGGCCGTTAATTATTTCAGCAGCCCCAAATATCAAAACTTTCCGGTTGTAGGTGTAAGCTGGAATCAGGCAAATGCTTTCTGCGACTGGATTACCAAACAAAAAATCTACCCTTATCAAATTAAAAATAAACTATCACAAGGAGGCCGCTGTCGACTCCCAACCGAAGCAGAATGGTTATATGCAGCCAGCCTTGATGAAAGAACGGCCCAAGCAAACGCAAAGGCTGCGAAAAAGAAAAAAGATACATCTGAAGAACAACCCGCCAGAATATTTCCCGTAAACGTATATGAAGGTCAAAAAGGCAATATAGGGTTGTACAATATGACCGATAACGTTTCGGAATGGGTGCTGACCTCTTATTACGAAGGAGGCGAAAACTTTCAAAATCGTTTTAACCCGGATATTCAAATAGGTACACCGACAACACAATCTCGATTCCAAAGAAGAAAAGTGATTAGAGGCGGCAGCTGGAAGGATACCCCATCCATGCAAACTACCTCCAATCGTTCTTACGATGATATGGATGCAACACACTCTTATCTAGGATTTAGAGTTGTATTAAATATGCCACAATAA
- the gloB_1 gene encoding Hydroxyacylglutathione hydrolase: MQIEQFEDVSLAHYSYAILSECQKEIILIDPSRNPQPYYDYAKKHDARIVGVIETHPHADFVSSHVEIANTTGATIYVSEKVGAFYPHQSFDEGQIIELGKMRLIALNTPGHSPDSICILLEHEGIQKAVFTGDTLFIGDCGRPDLREGAGSIQLSRNELARMMYHSLHEKLALLNDDVIVYPAHGAGTLCGKNLSDAPKSTIGIEKQTNWSLQPMSEQEFMQQLLEDQPFIPAYFPFDVELNRKGAAPFKESVEKVPFSTMVPNLEEEILIIDTRPQDAYKKGHLPHSVNLMKGDKFETWLGSIVKPGEPFYIAAADKSSVDTAIERAAAIGYETSIQHAFIVNTGSLAQPLLDVEEFRKHPDDYTIVDVRNDTEVKKRRIFENSIAIPLGQLRNNIDKIPSGKPIVVHCAGGYRSAAASSLLRAKLPADAVVYDLGDAVKTF, from the coding sequence ATGCAGATAGAGCAATTTGAAGATGTAAGTCTGGCCCATTATAGTTATGCTATATTGAGTGAGTGTCAGAAAGAGATTATTTTGATTGATCCGTCCCGTAACCCTCAACCCTATTATGATTACGCAAAAAAGCATGATGCTAGAATCGTCGGTGTTATTGAAACGCATCCTCATGCAGACTTTGTGAGCAGTCATGTAGAGATTGCTAATACTACCGGAGCTACAATTTATGTAAGCGAAAAAGTAGGCGCTTTTTATCCTCATCAGTCTTTCGATGAAGGACAGATTATCGAGTTGGGTAAGATGCGTCTGATAGCACTGAATACTCCGGGACACTCTCCGGATAGTATATGTATTCTGCTGGAACATGAAGGCATACAGAAGGCGGTTTTCACCGGGGATACATTGTTTATAGGCGATTGTGGTCGGCCCGATTTAAGGGAAGGAGCGGGGAGTATACAACTCAGCAGAAATGAGCTGGCGCGCATGATGTACCATTCGCTACATGAAAAGCTGGCTTTGCTGAACGATGACGTTATCGTATATCCGGCGCACGGGGCGGGAACGCTTTGCGGTAAAAACTTGAGCGATGCTCCCAAAAGCACTATCGGTATCGAAAAGCAGACCAACTGGAGCTTACAACCCATGTCCGAGCAAGAATTCATGCAGCAGCTTCTAGAGGATCAGCCTTTTATACCGGCTTATTTCCCCTTTGATGTAGAGTTAAATCGCAAAGGTGCAGCACCGTTTAAAGAAAGTGTGGAAAAAGTACCCTTTAGTACTATGGTACCAAATTTGGAAGAAGAAATATTAATCATCGATACGCGTCCTCAGGATGCATATAAAAAAGGTCATCTACCCCATTCGGTGAATCTAATGAAAGGGGATAAGTTCGAAACTTGGTTGGGTAGCATCGTAAAACCAGGAGAACCCTTTTATATAGCAGCTGCCGATAAAAGCAGTGTGGATACGGCCATAGAACGCGCTGCAGCTATTGGTTACGAAACCAGTATACAACATGCTTTTATTGTTAATACCGGCTCATTGGCACAACCATTACTGGATGTGGAAGAATTTAGAAAGCACCCCGACGATTACACCATTGTAGATGTGCGTAACGACACCGAAGTGAAGAAGCGCCGAATCTTCGAAAATAGCATCGCAATTCCTTTAGGACAACTAAGAAATAATATTGATAAGATCCCTTCCGGTAAACCAATAGTAGTGCACTGTGCTGGAGGGTATAGAAGTGCGGCAGCAAGCTCCTTGCTACGAGCAAAATTACCGGCTGATGCAGTTGTATATGATTTGGGCGATGCAGTAAAAACTTTTTAA
- the steT_2 gene encoding Serine/threonine exchanger SteT, which produces MKKQLGLFDLTMISVSFVIGMGIFRAPINVARATPDVITYFLCWLAGGLVAFCGALTYAEIGSRTPATGGYYKVFSYAYHPSIAFAINCIILVSNAASLGMVALVGAEYIAGILFPSAPNIKTIEIITAIVAIIIFYGVNMLGLRMSSRTQNVLMLIKIGLVALLVLSIFFADPAPRIQPEGVISPTMKEYIKAFGIGLVAVSFTYGGYQQTINFGEEIKNPSKTVPRSIFWGMLIIVSLYLLVNYAYVYVIGFEQLKESKNIAAIMASKVLGSKAETVLSVLLFLGVLAYINGSLLSNPRVMYAMSQDKVLPSFFSSTNKNGVFSTSLTVFSLIAVLVVFWAEEFDKILSFSIFLDCFGMALSAGSIFYFRRKTKHLDGTGIYKMKLYPLIPIIFIAAYAFVGTSIALDYKKNDHAALIGLSVLALFMLLYFIFYKNTKKKVL; this is translated from the coding sequence ATGAAAAAGCAACTTGGCCTATTTGACCTTACTATGATAAGTGTCAGTTTTGTAATAGGCATGGGGATATTTAGAGCACCCATCAATGTGGCGCGTGCTACACCCGATGTTATCACCTATTTTTTATGTTGGCTGGCTGGAGGCCTAGTGGCTTTTTGCGGAGCGTTGACTTATGCCGAAATAGGATCGCGCACCCCAGCAACTGGCGGATACTATAAAGTATTTTCTTACGCTTACCATCCTTCCATTGCCTTTGCCATCAATTGTATCATACTTGTAAGTAATGCCGCTTCATTAGGAATGGTAGCACTGGTAGGTGCAGAATATATCGCAGGCATCCTATTTCCCAGCGCACCCAATATCAAAACCATAGAGATCATTACAGCAATAGTGGCCATTATTATATTCTATGGTGTCAACATGCTGGGACTGAGGATGAGTTCCCGTACACAAAATGTATTAATGCTTATCAAAATCGGCTTAGTTGCCTTACTAGTATTATCAATATTTTTTGCGGATCCCGCTCCTAGAATACAACCTGAAGGCGTAATATCGCCCACAATGAAAGAATATATTAAAGCTTTTGGAATTGGACTAGTGGCGGTGAGTTTTACGTATGGAGGCTATCAGCAGACCATTAATTTTGGAGAAGAAATCAAAAACCCCTCTAAAACTGTTCCTCGCAGCATCTTCTGGGGAATGCTTATCATCGTATCCTTATATCTGCTGGTGAATTACGCGTACGTATACGTGATAGGGTTTGAGCAATTGAAGGAAAGCAAAAATATAGCAGCCATTATGGCTTCAAAGGTTTTAGGTTCCAAAGCCGAAACCGTACTCTCTGTACTTCTATTTCTCGGAGTGCTGGCTTATATCAACGGCTCCTTATTAAGTAATCCGCGCGTGATGTATGCCATGAGTCAGGACAAGGTGCTTCCCTCATTTTTTTCATCCACTAATAAAAATGGGGTATTCAGCACTTCGCTTACAGTTTTTTCATTAATAGCTGTATTGGTGGTATTTTGGGCTGAAGAGTTTGATAAAATACTCAGCTTCTCCATTTTTTTAGACTGCTTCGGCATGGCTTTATCTGCCGGCAGTATTTTTTATTTCAGGAGAAAAACAAAACATCTTGACGGGACCGGCATCTATAAGATGAAACTTTATCCGTTAATACCCATTATATTCATTGCGGCCTATGCTTTTGTAGGAACAAGCATTGCGCTGGACTACAAAAAAAATGACCATGCAGCGCTGATAGGATTAAGTGTGTTGGCATTGTTCATGCTACTATACTTTATTTTTTATAAAAACACCAAAAAGAAAGTATTATAA